Part of the Puniceicoccus vermicola genome, ACCGCTGCATGTCGGTGCTGATCCGCGTTGCGGACCGTGAAGATGAAAAAAACAATTATGATGCGGTAAGTGACAAGATTTCTGGCTTCTTTCAGCCCTATCTTTCAGGCACCCATGCTTCCATGAAACAACGCCTCGCCATCGTAGAGAGGTGTCTGAGTTCCGAAGATGCGGGACGGCGTTCCTTGGGACTGAAGCTTCTATCCACGGCACTAGATGGACCGCCATGGACGGGCTTCGGTCTGAACGAGTTTGGCGCAAGGCCGAGGGATTACGGATACCACCCCAACCATGAGCAACTTGTCGAATGGCGCACTGCTTTCATTAATCTGGCAGTGCGGCTTGCGAACGCTGACGACGAGGACATCAAGAGCCGTGCACGGCAGGTCCTGGCGAATCAGTTTCGAGGTCTTTGGCATCAGGAAGCAATGCGGGCTAAGCTGGTCGAAGCAGCACGGGCGATCCATGATCACGAGCCTTGGGGAGCAGGCTGGAAGGCCGTTCGTTCGATCATCTACTTCGACCACACGAGGGAGAAGGGTGAAGCTGAGCCGGAACCACTTCCCCAAGACTTGGCCGACCTGGATCGGGACCTGGAGCCTCGCGACCTGATTGCGAAGATCAAAACATACGTGCTAAGCAAAGAGCATGATTACTGGGCACTTGACGACGAGTTCGACAACAGCAGTGATGACAAATACCGTGCGACTGAAGATCGGTTGGCTACAAAGGCAACAGACTTAGGAGAGAGCTTTGCAGCTTCAGACCATACCCTCGATGAGTTAGGAGCTGAATTGTTCTCAAACGACTGGATGCCCTATCGCAGAGCCTTCGGTGTCGGCCTCGCGAAGGGGGTCCACAATTATCTCGAAGGTTGGCAAGGCTTGCTGGAACACCTCGCTAATTCATCCGGTTCGAACAACGACTTTGCGGTGATCGGTGGCTTTATCGAGGAGGTCGCTGCTAATGATCCTGAGCTTTCGCGCAAGTTTCTGGATGAATGTGCACAACACCCAGAATTGAAGCGAGTTCTTGTGGGCCTTCATCCTTGGGGCGACTTCACTGAAGCCGACCTGAATCGATGCATGGCCCTCCTTGATTATGAAGACACCAACCCAACCATGTTCGAGTCGATCCTATGGCGGGATAACTATGCTAACCTGCCATCCGAACGATTGTTGGAACTTGCAACACGGCTAATCACCAGAACCAACGGCAGTGACGTGTTGCTTGAAGCGTTGAGCATGAAGCTACATAGTAAAGACCCTGCTGAGGACACTCTGGGACCCGAATTTCGGAAACTAGGCTTGGAGGCGGCAACTAAATCGCTGTTAGCAGATCAGAACGATTTTGGAGAGAGCAAAGACTACCAAATTGAGAAAGTAGTCAGGGCTGCGCTAAGCTTCGATGGCAATGAAACGGTGAAGAGCCAATGGATAGATACCATCTACTCCTTCGTAGATAAGCATTATGGATACACTCATTCTTTCGACGACGCCATAGCAACAACGGCACAGCTAATGCCGGAAGCGTTCTTGAATCGTTTGCTCCTCGGCACAGAGGACCAACAGCATCGACGAAAATTCTTCATCCATCGCGGTGGAATAAGGCGGTCTCCGCTGTCCAAGGTCGATGTCAGTGTTCTGATCAGTTGGTGTCGGAAGCAGAACGATGTAGTCGTCTGGGAACTGATTGCTTACGGAATAGTGCTTTGGGAAAAGAATGAAAGCAACGGGAGCGACTCTTTCAGAATAGAATCTGCTTTAGAATTTCTTGAAGCGGCACCAGAGCCCGAAAAAGTCCTTCACGCCTACGCAGATCGCGTCGCTCCATCTTCTTGGTCGGGCAGCCGTGTCAGCGCTATGCAGCCTAGGGTTAGAGCTATCGAGGAGCTTACGCAGCATGAAAGAACTGACATCGCTGCCGCAGCCAAAAAAGTGTTCGCAAGATTGAGTAGAGAAATTGAACGCGAGAGAGTGCGGGAACAACATAGAGACGAAGAGCGAGAACAAAAGTTTGAGTAATTACCAAGCTTTTATCGGAAGAGGAGAGGAGGCAAATGGGGTCAGCCCAATGTTTCATGCTTTTTAGTCAGACTGAATGACGTCAGCAACTGTGTCTCTCATGCAAGGGATAAATTTTGATTTTGATTTTTTGCGATGGAGTGAAGATGGATGATGATCTTTCTCATGGCCGCAGTGAGGGCGACTTTGTCAGGTCTAGATTTTTGACAATCTTGGAATTGAGCGAAGAGCGAGGAATATAACGGGATGCTAGAACTGCGGAACCGCCATCCCGAGGTCTTCGTATTTGGCATTGCCGATCGAGTGATACGGAAGGCGCTCCAAATACTCGATTCCGGGATGGCGTTCCCAGCGGTCCAGAAAGGCTGCGTGTTCGGCGTCGTCGTTCACTCCGGGAATGATCGGGCATCGCAAATGAATCCGAGCGCCCTGCTCCAGAAGCCAGTCCAGGTTTTGCTGGATCAAGCGACCATCGACTCCGGTCCACTGGCGATGTCCTGCGGCATTCCAATGCTTGAGGTCGAAGTGGAAGAGATCCACCCACGGCAGGAGTTCCTCGAGCCGCTCGCGCGAGACTTGGCCGCAGGTGTCGAGACAGGTATGAATCCCCTCGTTGCGAGCGGCTTGGAGAAGCGCCCGGCAAAATTCAAACTGCACCGTGGGCTCCCCGCCGGAAACGGTCATTCCCCCACCCGATGACTCGTAATAGGACCGATCCGCGCGAACCACATCCATGACGTCGTCCACGGACATCCGCTTCCCATACAGCTTTCCGGATCGACCGACCTGCGGTTCCCGCTTCTGGGATTCGGGGTTGTGGCACCAGGCACAACGCAACGGGCACCCTTTGAGAAAGACCGTCGTCCGCAACCCCGGTCCGTCATGCAAGGAGGCTCGCTGAATGTCGAAAACGATTCCGGAATCCGCCACTGACTCTTGAGTCTTCATGATGCTAGTTCAGAGTTCTCGCCAAAACCTCCAACTGTCCGGGGCGCGGAAGGTCCACGAAGCGAATGCTGAATCCCCCGACGCGCACCATCAGGTGTCCCCACTTTTCCGGTTCGCGCATTGCCGCTTCCATGTCGTCCCGGGAAACCACGGTCACCATGGCCTGCGCTCCTCCGTGACGGAAATAGGTCCGCAGCAGCGCATCGAACTTCGGCCGCATCGCCCCGAACCATTCTTTCGAGAATTTCATATTCTGCACCGCCCCGGCATGGAGGGAAGGATCCAGTTTTACCAGCGAGTTCAAAAAGGCCGTGACCCCGTTGAGATCGCTCCCCGAGGAGGGGTTGTTGGCGTTGGCCATCGGCTGTCCGGACTTACGGCCGTCGGCACTCGCGCATGTCTTCCAACCGAGCACGGTATTGGCCCAATTGTTGATGACCACGACCAAATAGCTGTCCAACCCGACCCGTTCCGCCTGCTTCGAGGTTTCCGCACAAATGTGTTCATGAACCTTGCGAGCCATGGCATCGGCCAGCCCTTCATCGTTGCCATATTTACTGACTTGGCGACAGGCGGCCTGAATCTCGGAAAAACCTTCAAAGTTGGCATCCATCGCCTCGACGAGTTGGGGCAAAGTGAATCGCCTCTGGCGGTAGACCAATTCCTCGATCACGTGCAAACTGTCCGCGGCATTCGTGTTGCCGTAGGTTTCCAAACATCCTCCGAGGAAGCGTGCCCCACCCCCGAAGGCAGACTTCTTTCGCTTCACACAATCCGAAGTCAAGGCGCTGATAAAGGCCAGAGGAGCCTCTTGGGCCATGACGTCATACTCCAACTTCTGCTGAAGCGCCAAAGCGGTCACATGGTGATCGACCACCCGGCAATAGCCCTCCCAAAGCGCATCGAAGTCCTGGTAGTCTGTGATCGCGGGAAAATCCTCAACGACCTTTCGTCCGGTATTGGGGTCCCGCCCGCCGTGCAGAGTCACCTCCAAGGCTTTGAGCAAATTGATTACTCCATTCGGAGAACCTTCGCTGTAGTGACTCAGGACATACTCGCCACAACCGTAGGGAGTGTATTGCTCGGCCATGTCGAGACTGACCCCAAAAGCCTTCTGCACCGCCGGAATGTTGACCTCGTCGTTGTAGAGCATCGGGAAGGTGCACCCCTCCCCAATCGCATCGATGGCACGCTCCCACAGCTCGGGGTTTTGACCGTCGTAAAACCGCAGGGAGAGTTGAGGCTGATTGAGCCGGACTTTCCGGGTCCCCTCGATCGCGAGTAGGGCGAA contains:
- a CDS encoding glycyl-radical enzyme activating protein, with product MKTQESVADSGIVFDIQRASLHDGPGLRTTVFLKGCPLRCAWCHNPESQKREPQVGRSGKLYGKRMSVDDVMDVVRADRSYYESSGGGMTVSGGEPTVQFEFCRALLQAARNEGIHTCLDTCGQVSRERLEELLPWVDLFHFDLKHWNAAGHRQWTGVDGRLIQQNLDWLLEQGARIHLRCPIIPGVNDDAEHAAFLDRWERHPGIEYLERLPYHSIGNAKYEDLGMAVPQF
- a CDS encoding pyruvate formate lyase family protein, which translates into the protein MKTLSELSPEHWLASEALFRKGILYAWELTEQHRKNEGNSPEDREAAVLSVQFRGMFQPVESGDVFAGRVLYPLAGLSPEPVNLGYYCCFQALEEGAKLYPACAEAAAEITRYWRGKTTVEKVRASYPQWVSERLPSDAWTEDSGVAFPLYRMAGSSLDFPKLLRLGLDGLETELSGSPFAFVVGHLRETIDSYRASVPPEIEKTLAAIRHEPPRHFREAIQLFWLYALHSGTWNYGRLDVALGPFLQADLQQGILRREEALELVCGLWRLMHAYDNMYDNRLIVGGRGRPDEEAADEFALLAIEGTRKVRLNQPQLSLRFYDGQNPELWERAIDAIGEGCTFPMLYNDEVNIPAVQKAFGVSLDMAEQYTPYGCGEYVLSHYSEGSPNGVINLLKALEVTLHGGRDPNTGRKVVEDFPAITDYQDFDALWEGYCRVVDHHVTALALQQKLEYDVMAQEAPLAFISALTSDCVKRKKSAFGGGARFLGGCLETYGNTNAADSLHVIEELVYRQRRFTLPQLVEAMDANFEGFSEIQAACRQVSKYGNDEGLADAMARKVHEHICAETSKQAERVGLDSYLVVVINNWANTVLGWKTCASADGRKSGQPMANANNPSSGSDLNGVTAFLNSLVKLDPSLHAGAVQNMKFSKEWFGAMRPKFDALLRTYFRHGGAQAMVTVVSRDDMEAAMREPEKWGHLMVRVGGFSIRFVDLPRPGQLEVLARTLN